The following are encoded in a window of Halorarum salinum genomic DNA:
- a CDS encoding DUF7114 family protein has product MDDAVRVREAAEGALADVEPERLRELLAGRVADAEMTPGVLTLVSARALDPAAPADGVAERAAGVQLVYEGLRLTRRLAHEEPWTALDLEGGSDVDADMDVLAADVFVARGFYLLARTGAAEKAVETVRAFGRDQTRRRGAACSVDGAALDRNLEADVFELAVVAGTDTVGAEAPEELVAYAAELAAADDARMPGERALPDGAGDRIAALADERVASSVDP; this is encoded by the coding sequence ATGGACGACGCCGTGCGGGTTCGCGAGGCCGCCGAGGGCGCGCTCGCGGACGTCGAGCCGGAGCGACTCCGCGAACTGCTCGCGGGCCGGGTCGCCGACGCGGAGATGACGCCGGGGGTCCTCACGCTCGTGAGCGCCCGCGCGCTCGACCCGGCGGCGCCCGCCGACGGCGTCGCCGAGCGGGCCGCGGGGGTTCAACTCGTCTACGAGGGACTCCGGCTCACCCGTCGACTCGCACACGAGGAGCCGTGGACGGCCCTCGATCTCGAGGGGGGGAGCGACGTCGACGCCGACATGGACGTGCTCGCGGCGGACGTGTTCGTCGCCCGGGGCTTCTACCTGCTCGCCCGCACCGGCGCCGCGGAGAAGGCGGTCGAGACGGTCCGGGCGTTCGGCCGCGACCAGACGCGACGGCGCGGCGCGGCGTGTTCGGTCGACGGGGCCGCGCTCGATCGTAATCTGGAGGCCGACGTGTTCGAACTGGCCGTCGTGGCCGGCACGGACACCGTCGGTGCCGAGGCCCCGGAGGAACTCGTCGCCTACGCCGCCGAACTCGCCGCCGCCGACGACGCGCGGATGCCCGGCGAGCGGGCGCTCCCCGACGGGGCGGGCGACCGCATCGCCGCGCTGGCGGACGAGCGCGTCGCCTCCTCGGTCGACCCGTGA
- a CDS encoding right-handed parallel beta-helix repeat-containing protein, with product MINGTRRRLLRAVGAVGAAGAAGILGSSAAGTGGHDTVRVPGDEATIQAGVDDASEGDLVLVEPGTYEEAVEVSTPGITVRGLDRNEVVLDGEDERDYGVRVTADGVALENMTARHYEVNAFYWTGVEGFRGSYLTASNNGDYGVYAYGARDGRFEHSYASGHPDAGFYLGRNQPYEAVVDDVVAEHNAHGYSGTSTGADLTITNSVWRYNMTGIVPNTLNGNEPPERATRIAGNEVYENGNESAPAKPLTSRTFGMGIVLWGGSDNVVEDNDVRDHENFGVVAAHNVVEPAGNVVRNNRVSGSGVADLALEAPAGDGNRFSGNEFATSLPESIEADASAGSEAVADVFADRLELAEDGEFPAGDWRDQPLPGDQPTMPDPEAAPRPVDKTTSWPAPVSQTSVADRDG from the coding sequence ATGATCAACGGGACCAGACGTCGACTCCTTCGTGCGGTCGGTGCCGTCGGCGCCGCCGGCGCCGCGGGAATCCTCGGGTCGTCAGCGGCGGGGACCGGCGGCCACGACACCGTCCGCGTTCCCGGCGACGAGGCGACGATCCAGGCCGGCGTCGACGACGCCTCCGAGGGCGACCTCGTCCTCGTCGAACCGGGGACGTACGAGGAGGCGGTCGAGGTCTCGACGCCGGGGATCACGGTTCGGGGGCTCGACAGGAACGAAGTCGTCCTCGACGGCGAGGACGAGCGGGACTACGGGGTCCGCGTCACCGCCGACGGCGTCGCCCTCGAGAACATGACCGCCCGGCACTACGAGGTGAACGCGTTCTACTGGACCGGCGTGGAGGGGTTCCGCGGGAGCTACCTCACGGCGTCGAACAACGGCGACTACGGCGTCTACGCGTACGGCGCCCGCGACGGGCGGTTCGAGCACAGCTACGCCTCCGGCCACCCGGACGCCGGCTTCTACCTCGGTCGGAACCAGCCGTACGAGGCCGTCGTCGACGACGTGGTCGCCGAGCACAACGCGCACGGCTACTCCGGAACGAGCACCGGCGCGGACCTCACCATCACGAACTCGGTCTGGCGGTACAACATGACCGGCATCGTCCCGAACACGCTGAACGGCAACGAGCCCCCGGAACGGGCCACCCGAATCGCGGGCAACGAGGTGTACGAGAACGGCAACGAGAGCGCGCCCGCGAAGCCGCTGACCTCCCGGACGTTCGGCATGGGCATCGTCCTCTGGGGCGGGTCCGACAACGTGGTCGAGGACAACGACGTCCGGGACCACGAGAACTTCGGCGTCGTGGCCGCGCACAACGTCGTCGAACCCGCCGGCAACGTGGTCCGGAACAACCGCGTGAGCGGGTCGGGCGTCGCCGACCTCGCGCTGGAGGCGCCCGCCGGCGACGGAAACCGCTTCTCGGGCAACGAGTTCGCCACGAGCCTGCCCGAGTCGATCGAGGCGGACGCGAGCGCGGGCAGCGAGGCGGTCGCGGACGTGTTCGCCGACCGCCTGGAACTGGCGGAGGACGGGGAGTTCCCCGCGGGCGACTGGCGCGACCAGCCGCTCCCGGGCGACCAGCCGACGATGCCCGACCCCGAGGCCGCGCCGCGGCCGGTGGACAAGACGACCTCGTGGCCGGCGCCCGTCTCCCAGACGAGCGTCGCCGACCGGGACGGCTGA
- a CDS encoding VOC family protein: MSDDEIPVTAETPDSALHTTGTDHITLIGSNEADTVAFYRDVLGMPLVLRQPNLDAPEVTHLFFDTGDGRILTFFVTDDRDSNPAPQRTGVGAVHHLAFSIEASELENVKNALRDEGHGFSEFDRGAFHSLYTRDHNGLTIELVVDKYAIPDDRRGEVLAVAQSKRVAAGADYVDDEHMEAALEELDLPVERAEVPDAATGSGYGG; encoded by the coding sequence ATGAGCGACGACGAGATCCCCGTCACGGCCGAGACGCCCGACAGCGCGCTTCACACGACCGGAACCGACCACATCACGCTCATCGGGAGCAACGAGGCGGACACGGTCGCGTTCTACCGCGACGTCCTCGGGATGCCGCTGGTGCTCCGCCAGCCGAACCTCGACGCGCCGGAGGTCACCCACCTGTTCTTCGACACCGGCGACGGCCGCATCCTGACGTTCTTCGTCACCGACGACCGGGACTCGAACCCGGCGCCCCAGCGCACCGGCGTCGGCGCCGTCCACCACCTCGCGTTCAGCATCGAGGCGAGCGAACTCGAGAACGTCAAGAACGCCCTCCGGGATGAGGGACACGGCTTCAGCGAGTTCGACCGCGGCGCGTTCCACTCGCTTTACACCCGCGATCACAACGGACTCACCATCGAACTGGTCGTCGACAAGTACGCCATCCCGGACGACCGCCGGGGCGAGGTGCTCGCGGTCGCCCAGTCGAAGCGCGTCGCCGCCGGCGCGGACTACGTCGACGACGAGCACATGGAGGCCGCCCTCGAGGAACTGGACCTCCCGGTCGAGCGCGCCGAGGTGCCCGACGCCGCGACCGGCAGCGGCTACGGCGGGTAA
- a CDS encoding metal-dependent hydrolase translates to MMATTHALAGVLIGLATAALFPVSGAPVVLAGALGGAFPDLDVLAVHRRTLHFPVGYAALGTVAAGLAVLTAGGPYGAATWFLTAAAFLAAAAVHAGMDVFGGGLELRPWEATSNRGVYDHFNGRWRAPKRWVRYDGAPEDFALALALGLPTAVALQGTARVGVLALLVISGTYALVRKPLVDGGERLVRWLPAWALRLVPETLIEDLR, encoded by the coding sequence ATGATGGCGACCACGCACGCCCTCGCCGGCGTGCTCATCGGCCTCGCGACGGCGGCCCTCTTCCCCGTCTCGGGCGCGCCCGTGGTCCTCGCCGGCGCGCTCGGGGGTGCGTTCCCGGACCTCGACGTCCTCGCGGTCCACCGACGGACCCTCCACTTCCCGGTGGGGTACGCCGCGCTCGGAACGGTCGCCGCCGGGCTCGCCGTACTGACGGCCGGCGGACCGTACGGCGCCGCGACGTGGTTCCTGACGGCGGCGGCGTTCCTCGCGGCCGCGGCCGTCCACGCGGGGATGGACGTGTTCGGCGGGGGGCTGGAACTCAGGCCGTGGGAGGCGACCTCGAACCGGGGCGTGTACGACCACTTCAACGGCAGGTGGCGCGCCCCGAAGCGGTGGGTCCGGTACGACGGCGCGCCGGAGGACTTCGCGCTGGCGCTCGCGCTCGGCCTCCCCACGGCCGTCGCCCTCCAGGGAACGGCCCGGGTCGGCGTCCTCGCGCTGCTGGTGATCTCCGGAACGTACGCGCTCGTCCGCAAACCGCTCGTCGACGGCGGCGAGCGACTGGTCCGGTGGCTCCCGGCGTGGGCGCTGCGACTGGTTCCGGAGACGCTGATCGAGGACCTCCGGTAG
- a CDS encoding potassium channel family protein has protein sequence MRIVIVGFGRVGARTARVLQEEGHEVVVVDNDPEKVDRARSRGFTVVAGDGSNPAVLEEAGIEDADAVGAITGDPNVNFEVCMLAKEHGCRTVMRISEDFREEVYDEYERAVDEVIYPERLGAAGAKTALLGGNFNAIGELTEQLQLVAVRVPADAPVVGQSVHDIQLDRARIYAHGHEREPLVIPLPGTNVEAGDRLAIIAETAYADETRNTLLGE, from the coding sequence ATGCGAATCGTCATCGTCGGCTTCGGCCGCGTCGGCGCGCGGACCGCCCGCGTGCTCCAGGAGGAGGGCCACGAGGTCGTCGTGGTCGACAACGACCCCGAGAAGGTCGATCGCGCCCGGTCGCGGGGGTTCACGGTCGTCGCGGGCGACGGGAGCAACCCCGCCGTCCTCGAGGAGGCGGGCATCGAGGACGCCGACGCCGTGGGCGCGATCACCGGCGACCCGAACGTCAACTTCGAGGTGTGCATGCTGGCGAAAGAGCACGGCTGCCGGACCGTGATGCGCATCTCCGAGGACTTCCGTGAGGAGGTATACGACGAGTACGAGCGCGCGGTCGACGAGGTCATCTACCCCGAGCGGCTCGGCGCGGCCGGTGCGAAGACGGCGCTGCTCGGCGGGAACTTCAACGCCATCGGCGAGCTCACCGAGCAGCTCCAGCTCGTCGCCGTCAGGGTCCCCGCGGACGCGCCGGTCGTCGGGCAATCCGTCCACGACATCCAGCTCGACCGCGCTCGCATCTACGCGCACGGCCACGAACGCGAGCCCCTGGTCATCCCGCTCCCAGGGACGAACGTCGAGGCGGGCGACCGGCTCGCGATCATCGCGG